One window from the genome of Scatophagus argus isolate fScaArg1 chromosome 13, fScaArg1.pri, whole genome shotgun sequence encodes:
- the LOC124069255 gene encoding uncharacterized protein LOC124069255 isoform X1: MEGEPEESDEDVRGGDKPTVLWEKCIQQSIFVDLSEDESLHISDLESSLALHLSRVESAASETSIHLSAGSAELSAIDVTSSESSIVSSQSERVVENKSSKQHLSSQRPNTRLDELPLNPGYEDPGQNTSDEDQDDLPYDGDLGSLYFNQTANSEGKMTSDGRETVHASPDVPGLLKCNRRDGDDAVEHSVSVKCNPEKSASLENAKPKQDNIFDASKPGNVTSLCPCPADINQLLLRHFSQEELLQSCKLIEAETLPEVSLLESVDDTVLNWNPLSNNTTITSDCSDSLSCNSEIKQSFCSGRTDDKSRTASRNSSLEQEAERKVENVTSAATDSITSSSANIDSKQGSGDTNVMDVSELEKPEDDQILRVPLLRTRSFNEMKYGQGQVHYPLPDFSKVAPKVKIPKVSSGSARPASQIPSTMHRTQSSPGMLEVISRVLEDSVQPPEKPYVFKDEHRSPPALVHHLQAEYDKLLTKYAEAENLIDQMRVGTRAQPSSELMLYLECDDDQQVNLPAAEGSHLGSLALHLPPSGETTPQSNFKEMSTASSIQPEEGPSDGERMTAELRDIISQFMQKVEEFKLSVSNISVSTAEQQMMLRSMMEAQDQLERKYISKKEEHRALEMQNYMGLSRNTGTFDPNRLVEGDIFRIGMFLEDIKEMIDKNMCEQITPPHSSSTPIPMNEVLHVKPTPLCMSTLSPTPSQQEGPSAGFFTVGYKMETREEEEKEEQVEDASEVHGEFLTSDSLLKNTGHSSYVSRRSLGSLEGLDIQTAEAEAERSSILSEVTDHSNILEFLSGTRSSSEQRHHTPDSRSTPASVLSPVGECDLGDCVSLAVEVSSSDAPRDPDSHSLSEPPLNTSSVLQRIVSPETDSGFGSSYLNQSASGPFQSTLLTESVHSQKEALSSSDSEGSCSNLQTAIHSASLTSQKWASPHPSVKIQSRGAAVAVQQWVESTTKEPSVSLQDQTGSEWTPPARLHHRVSEPILSTTMDTEERGSPLYSCSCNSEAILALQSEVSRLKKDLEEGLVQLPHLAQKMDYLTSKYRLQEPRSKTRPQSHHKPACNSVWKPLSSTQDVSNVSSSQVRIEDWISSDMDPSNGKGTDSDTAGSEVMLQFPDWPVSRWRSPKFQNKLHGALQSSRGSEGKGSIKSSALTSSSLKEKASYSHAKQRPQTAITESFYSKERWSLFSSPSLQKPLLQVSYASSSSLPASYKVREPPVQSTSHGRKRSTQSDTALLPSNVYFQRTLSGPSKTGSRTGRSRGSKEEEMNRTLDQAIEMAHNMKRTTERMAKRLSADLAKAQLHRKQNSMQPLGGRKHHAL; the protein is encoded by the exons ATGGAGGGAGAACCGGAGGAATCAGATGAGGATGTTCGGGGAGGGGACAAGCCCACTGTACTCTGGGAGAAGTGCATTCAGCAGAGCATCTTTGTTGACCTGAGTGAGGATGAAAGTCTCCACATTAGTGATCTGGAGAGTTCTTTAGCCTTACATCTGTCCCGGGTGGAGTCTGCTGCCTCGGAGACCAGCATCCACCTCAGTG CAGGGAGTGCAGAGCTGTCAGCCATAGATGTCACCTCCTCAGAGTCCAGTATTGTTAGCAGTCAGAGTGAGAGGGTggtagaaaacaaaagcagcaaacagCATCTGTCTAGCCAAAGACCAAACACCAGGCTAGATGAACTTCCCTTAAACCCAGGGTATGAGGACCCGGGGCAGAACACTAGTGATGAGGATCAAGACGACCTGCCCTATGATGGTGACCTTGGGAGCCTGTACTTCAACCAGACGGCTAACTCTGAGGGCAAAATGACCTCTGATGGAAGAGAAACTGTTCATGCAAGTCCTGATGTTCCTGGTTTGCTTAAATGTAACAGAAGAGATGGAGATGATGCTGTTGAACACTCGGTTTCTGTAAAATGTAACCCTGAAAAATCGGCGTCTTTGGAGAATGCCAAACCCAAACAGGACAACATTTTTGATGCTTCAAAGCCAGGTAATGTTACCTCATTGTGCCCCTGCCCTGCAGACATTAACCAGTTGCTGCTGCGACACTTCTCTCAGGAGGAGTTGCTACAGTCCTGCAAGCTGATTGAGGCAGAGACCCTGCCAGAGGTTTCCCTGCTGGAGAGTGTGGATGACACTGTTTTAAACTGGAATCCACTATCCAATAATACAACAATCACTAGTGACTGCTCAGATAGCCTTTCATGCAATTCTGAAATCAAACAGAGTTTCTGTTCTGGCAGGACTGATGACAAGAGTAGGACTGCATCCAGGAATTCAAGTTTAGAGCAAGAAGCAGAAAGGAAAGTTGAAAATGTCACCTCTGCTGCTACTGACAGCATTACATCCAGCTCTGCAAATATAGACTCAAAGCAGGGCAGTGGGGATACAAATGTCATGGATGTATCAGAGCTGGAAAAACCCGAAGATGATCAGATTCTAAGAGTCCCACTTCTGCGCACTAGGTCCTTCAATGAGATGAAGTATGGCCAAGGTCAAGTCCATTACCCACTCCCTGATTTCTCCAAAGTTGCTCCCAAGGTAAAAATACCCAAAGTTTCAAGTGGATCAGCCAGACCTGCTTCTCAGATCCCCAGTACCATGCACAGAACCCAGTCCTCTCCAGGGATGCTAGAGGTGATCAGCAGAGTCCTGGAGGATTCAGTCCAGCCACCAGAGAAGCCCTACGTCTTCAAAGATGAGCACAGGTCTCCTCCAGCACTAGTGCATCACCTGCAG GCTGAATATGATAAATTATTAACCAAATATGCTGAGGCAGAGAACCTTATAGATCAAATGAGAGTAGGAACCAGA GCTCAGCCCTCCTCAGAACTGATGCTTTATTTAGAGTGTGATGATGATCAACAGGTAAACTTACCTGCCGCTGAGGGAAGCCATCTTGGATCCTTGGCTCTTCACCTTCCCCCATCAg GAGAAACTACCCCCCAGAGCAACTTTAAAGAGATGAGCACAGCTTCTTCCATCCAGCCTGAAGAGGGTCCCAGTGATGGGGAAAGAATGACTGCTGAGCTGAGAGACATCATCAGCCAGTTCATGCAGAAG GTGGAAGAATTCAAATTGAGTGTAAGCAACATATCAGTCAGCACAGCAGAACAGCAAATG ATGCTGAGGAGCATGATGGAGGCTCAGGAccagctggaaagaaaatacaTCAGTAAGAAGGAGGAGCACAGAGCTCTGGAGATGCAAAACTACATGGGCCTGTCCAGGAATACTGGCACCTTCGACCCAAACAG gctggTGGAGGGAGACATATTCAGGATAGGGATGTTCCTTGAGGACATAAAAGAAATGATAGATAAAAATATGTGTGAGCAGATTACCCCACCCCACTCATCCTCCACTCCCATACCCATGAATGAGGTGCTGCATGTGAAGCCCACTCCTCTCTGCATGTCTACACTCTCACCTACACCATCCCAGCAAGAG GGGCCAAGTGCAGGTTTTTTCACTGTGGGTTATAAGATGGAGACacgggaggaggaagaaaaagaggagcaaGTGGAGGATGCCAGTGAGGTCCATGGAGAATTCCTAACAAGTGACTCTTTACTGAAAAATACTGGACACAGCAGCTATGTTTCAAG GCGCTCACTGGGCTCTCTGGAGGGACTGGACATCcaaacagctgaggctgaagcGGAGAGGAGCTCCATCTTGTCAGAGGTGACAGATCACAGTAACATCTTAGAATTCTTGAGTGGAACGAGGTCATCCTCGGAACAGAGACATCACACACCTGACAG TCGTAGCACCCCAGCTAGTGTCCTTAGCCCAGTGGGTGAATGTGATCTGGGTGATTGTGTGAGTCTGGCTGTTGAGGTCTCCTCCTCTGATGCACCCAGAGACCCGGACTCCCACAGCCTGTCAGAGCCTCCTCTCAACACCTCATCTGTATTGCAG AGGATTGTGAGCccagagacagacagcggaTTTGGGAGTTCTTACTTGAATCAATCAGCTTCTGGACCATTTCAATCAACTCTGCTGACAGAAAG TGTGCACTCCCAGAAAGAGGCTTTAAGTAGCTCAGACAGTGAGGGCTCCTGCTCCAATCTTCAGACAGCCATCCATTCAGCCAGCCTCACCAGCCAGAAGTGGGCCAGTCCCCACCCATCTGTCAAAATACAGTCCCGTGGTGCAGCAGTGGCAGTGCAGCAGTGGGTGGAGAGCACCACTAAGGAGCCTTCAGTCAGCCTGCAGG ACCAAACAGGATCTGAATGGACCCCACCGGCCCGGCTCCATCACCGCGTATCTGAACCCATACTCAGCACCACCATGGATACAGAAGAGAGAGGCAGCCCACTGTACTCCTGCTCTTGCAACAG TGAGGCCATCCTGGCCTTGCAGTCGGAGGTGTCCAGGCTGAAGAAGGACCTGGAGGAGGGCTTGGTCCAGCTGCCTCACCTAGCGCAGAAGATGGACTACCTCACATCCAAATACAGACTGCAGGAACCCAGGTCTAAAACCAGACCCCAGAGCCACCACAAGCCAGCCTGCAACAG TGTTTGGAAGCCATTGAGTAGCACACAGGATGTGAGCAATGTGAGCTCCAGTCAAGTGAGAATAGAAGACTGGATCTCTTCAGACATGGACCCCAGCAATGGCAAAG GTACAGATAGTGACACAGCTGGCTCTGAGGTCATGTTGCAGTTCCCTGATTGGCCTGTCAGCAGGTGGAGATCACCTAAGTTTCAAAACAAACTTCATGGGGCACTGCAGTCCAGCAGAG GGTCAGAGGGAAAAGGTTCAATTAAATCCTCCGCTCTGACCAGCTCCAGTTTAAAAGAGAAGGCTTCTTACAGCCATGCCAAGCAGAGACCACAAA CAGCCATCACGGAGAGTTTTTACTCCAAGGAGAGATggtctcttttctcctctccatctcttcagAAGCCCCTTCTCCAGGTCAGCTACGCCTCCTCCAGCAGCCTGCCTGCAAG CTATAAAGTGAGGGAGCCGCCAGTGCAATCCACGTCCCATGGCAGAAAGCGCTCCACCCAGTCAGACACGGCACTCCTGCCCAGCAATGTGTACTTCCAGCGGACACTGTCAGGGCCCTCTAAGACTGGCAGCAGGACGGGCCGAAGCAGAGGGAGCAAG GAGGAAGAAATGAACAGGACTCTGGACCAGGCTATTGAGATGGCCCACAACATGAAGAGGACCACAGAACGAATGGCCAAGAGACTGTCAGCTGACCTGGCCAAGGCTCAGCttcacaggaaacagaacagcatgcagccactagggggcaggAAACACCATGCATTATAA
- the LOC124069255 gene encoding uncharacterized protein LOC124069255 isoform X7, whose protein sequence is MEGEPEESDEDVRGGDKPTVLWEKCIQQSIFVDLSEDESLHISDLESSLALHLSRVESAASETSIHLSGSAELSAIDVTSSESSIVSSQSERVVENKSSKQHLSSQRPNTRLDELPLNPGYEDPGQNTSDEDQDDLPYDGDLGSLYFNQTANSEGKMTSDGRETVHASPDVPGLLKCNRRDGDDAVEHSVSVKCNPEKSASLENAKPKQDNIFDASKPGNVTSLCPCPADINQLLLRHFSQEELLQSCKLIEAETLPEVSLLESVDDTVLNWNPLSNNTTITSDCSDSLSCNSEIKQSFCSGRTDDKSRTASRNSSLEQEAERKVENVTSAATDSITSSSANIDSKQGSGDTNVMDVSELEKPEDDQILRVPLLRTRSFNEMKYGQGQVHYPLPDFSKVAPKVKIPKVSSGSARPASQIPSTMHRTQSSPGMLEVISRVLEDSVQPPEKPYVFKDEHRSPPALVHHLQAEYDKLLTKYAEAENLIDQMRVGTRAQPSSELMLYLECDDDQQVNLPAAEGSHLGSLALHLPPSGETTPQSNFKEMSTASSIQPEEGPSDGERMTAELRDIISQFMQKVEEFKLSVSNISVSTAEQQMMLRSMMEAQDQLERKYISKKEEHRALEMQNYMGLSRNTGTFDPNRLVEGDIFRIGMFLEDIKEMIDKNMCEQITPPHSSSTPIPMNEVLHVKPTPLCMSTLSPTPSQQEGPSAGFFTVGYKMETREEEEKEEQVEDASEVHGEFLTSDSLLKNTGHSSYVSRRSLGSLEGLDIQTAEAEAERSSILSEVTDHSNILEFLSGTRSSSEQRHHTPDSRSTPASVLSPVGECDLGDCVSLAVEVSSSDAPRDPDSHSLSEPPLNTSSVLQRIVSPETDSGFGSSYLNQSASGPFQSTLLTESVHSQKEALSSSDSEGSCSNLQTAIHSASLTSQKWASPHPSVKIQSRGAAVAVQQWVESTTKEPSVSLQGSEWTPPARLHHRVSEPILSTTMDTEERGSPLYSCSCNSEAILALQSEVSRLKKDLEEGLVQLPHLAQKMDYLTSKYRLQEPRSKTRPQSHHKPACNSVWKPLSSTQDVSNVSSSQVRIEDWISSDMDPSNGKGTDSDTAGSEVMLQFPDWPVSRWRSPKFQNKLHGALQSSRGSEGKGSIKSSALTSSSLKEKASYSHAKQRPQTAITESFYSKERWSLFSSPSLQKPLLQVSYASSSSLPASYKVREPPVQSTSHGRKRSTQSDTALLPSNVYFQRTLSGPSKTGSRTGRSRGSKEEEMNRTLDQAIEMAHNMKRTTERMAKRLSADLAKAQLHRKQNSMQPLGGRKHHAL, encoded by the exons ATGGAGGGAGAACCGGAGGAATCAGATGAGGATGTTCGGGGAGGGGACAAGCCCACTGTACTCTGGGAGAAGTGCATTCAGCAGAGCATCTTTGTTGACCTGAGTGAGGATGAAAGTCTCCACATTAGTGATCTGGAGAGTTCTTTAGCCTTACATCTGTCCCGGGTGGAGTCTGCTGCCTCGGAGACCAGCATCCACCTCAGTG GGAGTGCAGAGCTGTCAGCCATAGATGTCACCTCCTCAGAGTCCAGTATTGTTAGCAGTCAGAGTGAGAGGGTggtagaaaacaaaagcagcaaacagCATCTGTCTAGCCAAAGACCAAACACCAGGCTAGATGAACTTCCCTTAAACCCAGGGTATGAGGACCCGGGGCAGAACACTAGTGATGAGGATCAAGACGACCTGCCCTATGATGGTGACCTTGGGAGCCTGTACTTCAACCAGACGGCTAACTCTGAGGGCAAAATGACCTCTGATGGAAGAGAAACTGTTCATGCAAGTCCTGATGTTCCTGGTTTGCTTAAATGTAACAGAAGAGATGGAGATGATGCTGTTGAACACTCGGTTTCTGTAAAATGTAACCCTGAAAAATCGGCGTCTTTGGAGAATGCCAAACCCAAACAGGACAACATTTTTGATGCTTCAAAGCCAGGTAATGTTACCTCATTGTGCCCCTGCCCTGCAGACATTAACCAGTTGCTGCTGCGACACTTCTCTCAGGAGGAGTTGCTACAGTCCTGCAAGCTGATTGAGGCAGAGACCCTGCCAGAGGTTTCCCTGCTGGAGAGTGTGGATGACACTGTTTTAAACTGGAATCCACTATCCAATAATACAACAATCACTAGTGACTGCTCAGATAGCCTTTCATGCAATTCTGAAATCAAACAGAGTTTCTGTTCTGGCAGGACTGATGACAAGAGTAGGACTGCATCCAGGAATTCAAGTTTAGAGCAAGAAGCAGAAAGGAAAGTTGAAAATGTCACCTCTGCTGCTACTGACAGCATTACATCCAGCTCTGCAAATATAGACTCAAAGCAGGGCAGTGGGGATACAAATGTCATGGATGTATCAGAGCTGGAAAAACCCGAAGATGATCAGATTCTAAGAGTCCCACTTCTGCGCACTAGGTCCTTCAATGAGATGAAGTATGGCCAAGGTCAAGTCCATTACCCACTCCCTGATTTCTCCAAAGTTGCTCCCAAGGTAAAAATACCCAAAGTTTCAAGTGGATCAGCCAGACCTGCTTCTCAGATCCCCAGTACCATGCACAGAACCCAGTCCTCTCCAGGGATGCTAGAGGTGATCAGCAGAGTCCTGGAGGATTCAGTCCAGCCACCAGAGAAGCCCTACGTCTTCAAAGATGAGCACAGGTCTCCTCCAGCACTAGTGCATCACCTGCAG GCTGAATATGATAAATTATTAACCAAATATGCTGAGGCAGAGAACCTTATAGATCAAATGAGAGTAGGAACCAGA GCTCAGCCCTCCTCAGAACTGATGCTTTATTTAGAGTGTGATGATGATCAACAGGTAAACTTACCTGCCGCTGAGGGAAGCCATCTTGGATCCTTGGCTCTTCACCTTCCCCCATCAg GAGAAACTACCCCCCAGAGCAACTTTAAAGAGATGAGCACAGCTTCTTCCATCCAGCCTGAAGAGGGTCCCAGTGATGGGGAAAGAATGACTGCTGAGCTGAGAGACATCATCAGCCAGTTCATGCAGAAG GTGGAAGAATTCAAATTGAGTGTAAGCAACATATCAGTCAGCACAGCAGAACAGCAAATG ATGCTGAGGAGCATGATGGAGGCTCAGGAccagctggaaagaaaatacaTCAGTAAGAAGGAGGAGCACAGAGCTCTGGAGATGCAAAACTACATGGGCCTGTCCAGGAATACTGGCACCTTCGACCCAAACAG gctggTGGAGGGAGACATATTCAGGATAGGGATGTTCCTTGAGGACATAAAAGAAATGATAGATAAAAATATGTGTGAGCAGATTACCCCACCCCACTCATCCTCCACTCCCATACCCATGAATGAGGTGCTGCATGTGAAGCCCACTCCTCTCTGCATGTCTACACTCTCACCTACACCATCCCAGCAAGAG GGGCCAAGTGCAGGTTTTTTCACTGTGGGTTATAAGATGGAGACacgggaggaggaagaaaaagaggagcaaGTGGAGGATGCCAGTGAGGTCCATGGAGAATTCCTAACAAGTGACTCTTTACTGAAAAATACTGGACACAGCAGCTATGTTTCAAG GCGCTCACTGGGCTCTCTGGAGGGACTGGACATCcaaacagctgaggctgaagcGGAGAGGAGCTCCATCTTGTCAGAGGTGACAGATCACAGTAACATCTTAGAATTCTTGAGTGGAACGAGGTCATCCTCGGAACAGAGACATCACACACCTGACAG TCGTAGCACCCCAGCTAGTGTCCTTAGCCCAGTGGGTGAATGTGATCTGGGTGATTGTGTGAGTCTGGCTGTTGAGGTCTCCTCCTCTGATGCACCCAGAGACCCGGACTCCCACAGCCTGTCAGAGCCTCCTCTCAACACCTCATCTGTATTGCAG AGGATTGTGAGCccagagacagacagcggaTTTGGGAGTTCTTACTTGAATCAATCAGCTTCTGGACCATTTCAATCAACTCTGCTGACAGAAAG TGTGCACTCCCAGAAAGAGGCTTTAAGTAGCTCAGACAGTGAGGGCTCCTGCTCCAATCTTCAGACAGCCATCCATTCAGCCAGCCTCACCAGCCAGAAGTGGGCCAGTCCCCACCCATCTGTCAAAATACAGTCCCGTGGTGCAGCAGTGGCAGTGCAGCAGTGGGTGGAGAGCACCACTAAGGAGCCTTCAGTCAGCCTGCAGG GATCTGAATGGACCCCACCGGCCCGGCTCCATCACCGCGTATCTGAACCCATACTCAGCACCACCATGGATACAGAAGAGAGAGGCAGCCCACTGTACTCCTGCTCTTGCAACAG TGAGGCCATCCTGGCCTTGCAGTCGGAGGTGTCCAGGCTGAAGAAGGACCTGGAGGAGGGCTTGGTCCAGCTGCCTCACCTAGCGCAGAAGATGGACTACCTCACATCCAAATACAGACTGCAGGAACCCAGGTCTAAAACCAGACCCCAGAGCCACCACAAGCCAGCCTGCAACAG TGTTTGGAAGCCATTGAGTAGCACACAGGATGTGAGCAATGTGAGCTCCAGTCAAGTGAGAATAGAAGACTGGATCTCTTCAGACATGGACCCCAGCAATGGCAAAG GTACAGATAGTGACACAGCTGGCTCTGAGGTCATGTTGCAGTTCCCTGATTGGCCTGTCAGCAGGTGGAGATCACCTAAGTTTCAAAACAAACTTCATGGGGCACTGCAGTCCAGCAGAG GGTCAGAGGGAAAAGGTTCAATTAAATCCTCCGCTCTGACCAGCTCCAGTTTAAAAGAGAAGGCTTCTTACAGCCATGCCAAGCAGAGACCACAAA CAGCCATCACGGAGAGTTTTTACTCCAAGGAGAGATggtctcttttctcctctccatctcttcagAAGCCCCTTCTCCAGGTCAGCTACGCCTCCTCCAGCAGCCTGCCTGCAAG CTATAAAGTGAGGGAGCCGCCAGTGCAATCCACGTCCCATGGCAGAAAGCGCTCCACCCAGTCAGACACGGCACTCCTGCCCAGCAATGTGTACTTCCAGCGGACACTGTCAGGGCCCTCTAAGACTGGCAGCAGGACGGGCCGAAGCAGAGGGAGCAAG GAGGAAGAAATGAACAGGACTCTGGACCAGGCTATTGAGATGGCCCACAACATGAAGAGGACCACAGAACGAATGGCCAAGAGACTGTCAGCTGACCTGGCCAAGGCTCAGCttcacaggaaacagaacagcatgcagccactagggggcaggAAACACCATGCATTATAA